The following DNA comes from Henckelia pumila isolate YLH828 unplaced genomic scaffold, ASM3356847v2 CTG_461:::fragment_3, whole genome shotgun sequence.
TGGGTAGCGCTGATTGAGCGTCATAGTATTTTCATCGAACACTCCTCGACAGTTACATCTCTAACACTTCGCTCGTGACGCAAGTGACGATCTACCACTTCACTCTTAAAGTTCTCTTAAAGTTCTCAGAAACGACGTCTGCAAGCTAGAATCGATCGTCCCACACACCTCTAAATTTACTTAATTCAAGTAACTAATTTATTGAACTACATATACTAGCAGCGAGCAGCGATTACGTACTTGTACATTCGTTTTCGACACGGATAAAACCTTGGGAAAAAAGGGGGAAAAAACAACGCCAATctaaatagtaataataatataatagaaGATAGTATTAAAACTTAATATATAGTGATAAATTTATTGTTATTATCagtaaaacattaaaaataaaattttgaaaatgaaaaatattaaattcatatatATGATAGCTTCGGATTGTAGTCCTTGAATTACAACACATTAAATGGTACAAAAATTCCATAGTCCTTgaattacaaaatattttcaagaaaacaaatccatatatatataaatatatatatatatatcttattctCCAATAATGATTGCAATATCATGAActtttttcttttattaaaacGAAAGTGGATAATTCGATCCCGCGTTACCAACGTCAGATGTCCGATTCCTCGGCTCAAACTCATCATCTGAGAACGTGTAAAGACTACAACTCAACAAGAAAAACTAAAAAACTTCAGCAACTTCTTCAGAGGAAATTCTTTAGACGGCTGAAACTTCAGGCAACAGTTGCGATTTTCCGAGGCGATAAAGTAGCTGTATGTGGAACGAGGGATGGTCCAAACACCTTGATTTCCTTTGATACGATTCCTACGATTCCAAGGATCTTTCTCACCTCGTTTGCGAGCTCGATAATGCTGTCATCTTCATGACCTGCATAGACGTACTGCTTGATTTATAACTTGGTAAAATGACTTCATTCGGGCCAGAGAATTTCTAAAGATCATCACCACTCTTCCTAACATCAAGAGTGGATTTCAGGGCACTTACCGATATCAAACAACGCCTTCTCTAACTTGAAAATGTAGTCTCGATTGTTCCCGCACGGGCCAAAGGCAGTTGCTATTTGCTTAGCCATGTCCTCCAAGGGGGCAGGCCCGAGATAGTACTTATTCGATAATTCCGGTGTGGATGTGAACCTGCAACGTGAAATGGATAGCTAACATTGTTGAACCAGAGAAACCGCATGCGTATGATTGTTTCTATTTCCAGTCAATGCTCGTTATTATCGGAAAAATAAACAAACATCACACCTTCATTTCCATTTTTTCTCCAAAACTAAATTAACCTCATGTTCACACAATGCAACATAATCATTAATCTCAATTTAGCTTTTCACAGCTTTAAAAAGTTGATCTATGACTATCAACTTAACATACCACACTTATAAGTTTTAAAATGTAAATTTCATATACAACACCAAAAAAGCATACATGACATCACTAACTCGAAAATTATAGCATACTATGACATACATCATAAAAGTGTGTCGTTCAAAAAAGAATACACAAAACATAAATCACATTCTCCTATATATTTTATGAAACAATTCACCAGGAAACCAGATAGAGCATAACAATTTTTGGACTTTGTTTGAATGTTTGAGGTAGATAAATCACTTACACTATTACCCCGGTAATAAAGGGTATTTCCGAATCTTCATCCTGCATTAAGAAAAACACAAGACATGAAATCAGTAACCATAAAAAATTGACATGCTTTCAAAATGGCCAAGCGAATGAAACAAGCAAAAAGTTCAATACAGTATAGTACAGTGGAACATGAAAAAGTACAACTCACTTTGAAAAAGTCTACCAAAGTCTTTCTGTCATACTCGCATTCTCTACGCTCCAGATACTAACAAAACATAGATAAACAAGATAATTATTTCAGAATGCCACATTAATATATCAAATTATGAAATCAGTTGCACAGAATACAACTATGTGCATCATATTATAAATGGAAAAAGTCCAATCCCAAAGGTTAAATTTGTACTTGAccagataaacaattaaaattatcaTACCGCCATcgcttctttttctttttctggcCCTCCCCGCACGCAGTAGGCAGCACCCCACTGAAATAAGAGTTGACATATCAAGATAACCTTCCGAAATAGACAAGGGGCACATCCAGAAATAAGAGAAGCATAAAATATATGGGAAAACAGCTGTCCAAATTGCTGGAATAAATTAACCTTTCTGAAAGTTTGAAAACCATTTAATGACATAATCAATGATCTAGTAAGTCAAAACTCTTATAATATAGAAAAGGTTCAGattaaaaaataagattatCGATGCCTAATTTGTTGCAAATTTTGGCCTTTTTTCTTTGAGTTAACATAAAAAGCACAAACCCAATCCCCAATTCTTGGTGACCTCCAGGACCAACAATCTCGGCCCGTTGATCCCTGATCCCCAAGATGAAAGAAATCATTCCATAGAAAGATTTTGACCTGTGGTCCCCGTGCATTTAGCACCTCAAATTTACTTTTAATTGATGAACAAACAAGATACCGAAAACAGACATGTTTCACCTATCCATATCAATATCTAAAAGGATTTCGATATTTACTTTGTGTGGCTCACAGCATTGGTCATCATTTCAATCAAGCTTCTCAAGGAAATTAACAAAAGTTTAAGAGGAAAAATCATTACGCAGGCTGCTCCTTCATGTTCTTCCAAAGTGCAGGTTCTTGCTGGGTGCTCCGGCGTACCTCTGTGATCAATGCACGCTGAAAACCACAAAAATAAATGTAATAAACAATAAACCAGCGGTAATTCTTCGAATTGTCCTGAACAATTTATCGAGGTAAAATTCAAGaaactaatatatattattGCGCATGTGCGCAAATGTCAGATTCGATTGTAGCAGCAACTAACTCAAATTACTCGAAAAATTAAATCGAATGGGCTTGGTTAGCTAAAAGAATTTCACAATTTAACGAAACAAGTAAATAGAAGACTCGCAAATTCCATAAAACACAAAAGAAAGCATACCCAGATCAAATACACGCCTGTAGTCTCTGATGCACCCAATCACCTTTTCGTCATACTCAAATC
Coding sequences within:
- the LOC140871237 gene encoding gamma-glutamylcyclotransferase 2-1-like; its protein translation is MVFWIFGYGSLVWNPGFEYDEKVIGCIRDYRRVFDLACIDHRGTPEHPARTCTLEEHEGAACWGAAYCVRGGPEKEKEAMAYLERRECEYDRKTLVDFFKDEDSEIPFITGVIVFTSTPELSNKYYLGPAPLEDMAKQIATAFGPCGNNRDYIFKLEKALFDIGHEDDSIIELANEVRKILGIVGIVSKEIKVFGPSLVPHTATLSPRKIATVA